The Tubulanus polymorphus chromosome 1, tnTubPoly1.2, whole genome shotgun sequence genome contains a region encoding:
- the LOC141914560 gene encoding uncharacterized protein LOC141914560: MAANNADHVNSYELKLNIDGDMATFSLDHETYMKAIASDVNVLQSLLTSYREQLPTASRRPAATTSVQQSSTSVQQSSTSLQQSSTTLQQSSTSLQRSSTSLQQSSTSLQQSSQSGDDSFMPRAAVLKLIDLHKDYAEKFSDPKIKKATIWKQIAHDMLDAGFDFTADQIKNKWNNLMKKYRKTVDHNNKTGVEPKTCIFYDELDAYLGCKPNVRPNFVIASTNMESSSTTTDSASNAEMDVDPFEPISFPPAKKLRKSRGSTSAKSDTFMELMEKQEESRKEDSVKLMETIQANHKEIMTLENEKLEVERKKISVFEKLLEKI, translated from the exons atggcggctaacAACGCAGACCATGTGAATTCGTATGA attaaaattgaatatagatgGCGATATGGCTACATTTAGTTTGGACCACGAAACGTACATGAAGGCTATTGCCAGTG ATGTGAACGTGTTGCAGTCTTTACTGACAAGTTATAGAGAGCAATTGCCGACAGCTTCACGACGCCCTGCAGCCACAACCTCCGTGCAGCAGTCCTCGACTTCCGTGCAGCAGTCCTCGACCTCCCTACAGCAGTCCTCGACCACCTTGCAGCAGTCCTCGACCTCCCTACAGCGGTCCTCGACCTCCTTGCAGCAGTCCTCGACCTCCCTACAGCAGTCCTCGCAGTCTG GCGATGATAGCTTCATGCCGCGGGCTGCAGTTCTAAAACTCATCGATTTACATAAGGACTATGCTGAAAAATTCTCTGatccaaaaataaaaaaagccACTATATGGAAACAAATAGCTCATGATATGTTAGATGCAGGATTTGATTTCACGGCTGATCAGATAAAGAATAAATGGAATAACCTCATGAAGAAGTACCGAAAAACTGTCGACCATAACAACAAGACAGGTGTAGAACCAAAAACATGTATATTCTATGATGAGTTGGATGCGTATCTCGGTTGTAAACCCAATGTCCGTCCAAACTTTGTTATCGCAAGCACCAATATGGAGTCATCTAGTACCACCACGGATTCTGCCAGCAATGCCGAGATGGATGTTGACCCATTTGAACCAATTTCTTTTCCACCTGCTAAGAAACTACGAAAGTCCCGTGGTTCCACTAGTGCAAAATCTGATACATTTATGGAGTTGATGGAAAAGCAAGAAGAGTCTCGTAAAGAGGACTCAGTAAAATTAATGGAAACTATTCAGGCCAATCATAAAGAGATTATGACTTTGGAGAACGAGAAGTTAGAGGTGGAAAGGAAGAAGATATCTGTTTTTGAGAAACTACtcgaaaaaatttga